A portion of the Paenibacillus sp. PvR098 genome contains these proteins:
- a CDS encoding S-layer homology domain-containing protein has protein sequence MKQSLTILACSTMALTIFTSTATANPAVHTPASIAADAKVAHTFNDLSNIDTALKAKIDALVSKQIFEGVSSDIFGINQTMTRAQFAKVAALVFELKVDYSIKTSSFVDVKANDLQNSWAIPYIEAAKRAGLIDGITDTEFAPGENVTIGQLDKVFVTGLGKKVKLAGIPWYEDAVKQARDLGIHPVGKEGNTAATRADLVVAAYGSSEAYEKQNSPAPASIVSVQAADDNKMVQVTFNQAVESSKATLSLKKGAQSISTSTHWSSDRKSAHVTIDAALSSGEYTIVLNGLDKPVTASLTITGKISTNDPHVTITNPGDIANVMDSGLTNAASGLNGLVSKSTAEDPTVSKFAKEIKFNVTNAAGEKVAIPGIIESITSSDPGVLRVARSNDKRGYVLGNKAGTAIVNIVFKTNTGESKRTTVTMNVKSDSVTASRIEADTRTNQRMTVTNNVYSAAFNAYSAMNLKVGDNYGIEYQKDEVQKYNFALAVLIIPEHIVGDPDHGAVGTVTIDPDGTVHVTGNVTQFDLTAYLPNNKSVSTEVQLQR, from the coding sequence ATGAAACAAAGTTTAACAATATTGGCTTGCTCGACTATGGCTTTAACGATATTTACTTCCACAGCAACGGCCAATCCGGCAGTACATACTCCGGCTTCCATCGCGGCGGACGCCAAAGTGGCTCATACTTTCAATGACCTGTCCAATATTGACACGGCTCTTAAGGCTAAAATTGATGCATTAGTGTCTAAGCAGATATTTGAAGGTGTTTCAAGCGACATTTTTGGAATTAACCAAACCATGACTCGCGCCCAATTTGCGAAGGTTGCTGCATTAGTCTTTGAATTAAAAGTAGATTACAGCATAAAAACTTCCAGCTTTGTGGATGTTAAAGCAAACGACCTTCAGAATAGCTGGGCCATACCTTATATCGAAGCCGCCAAGAGGGCTGGCCTGATCGATGGGATTACGGATACAGAATTCGCCCCAGGTGAGAATGTAACTATAGGTCAACTGGATAAGGTTTTCGTTACTGGGTTGGGCAAGAAAGTGAAGTTGGCGGGTATTCCTTGGTATGAGGATGCTGTTAAACAAGCCCGGGATCTGGGAATTCATCCGGTTGGCAAAGAAGGCAACACGGCTGCCACTCGTGCTGATCTTGTCGTAGCCGCGTATGGCAGTTCAGAAGCATATGAGAAACAGAACAGTCCCGCTCCCGCGTCTATCGTTTCCGTCCAAGCAGCTGATGACAATAAGATGGTTCAAGTGACATTTAACCAGGCGGTGGAATCTTCCAAGGCAACACTTTCACTAAAGAAGGGTGCTCAATCGATCTCCACGTCAACACATTGGTCCAGCGATCGTAAATCAGCACATGTAACCATTGACGCCGCGCTTTCTTCAGGTGAGTATACGATTGTGTTGAATGGTCTGGACAAACCGGTTACAGCTTCTTTAACGATTACTGGAAAGATAAGCACCAACGACCCCCATGTCACGATCACGAACCCTGGTGATATTGCCAACGTCATGGATAGCGGCTTGACGAATGCAGCTAGCGGGCTCAATGGCCTTGTATCCAAATCGACAGCGGAAGATCCGACCGTCAGTAAATTTGCCAAAGAGATCAAATTTAATGTAACGAATGCGGCTGGAGAAAAAGTGGCCATTCCTGGCATTATCGAGTCGATCACCTCCTCCGATCCCGGCGTTCTAAGAGTCGCGCGATCGAATGATAAACGTGGCTATGTTCTTGGCAATAAAGCTGGCACCGCGATTGTGAATATTGTGTTTAAGACGAATACTGGTGAGTCCAAACGGACGACCGTAACCATGAACGTGAAAAGCGACAGTGTCACCGCAAGCAGGATTGAAGCGGATACAAGAACGAATCAAAGGATGACCGTGACGAATAACGTTTATTCTGCAGCTTTTAATGCGTATTCCGCAATGAATCTAAAAGTTGGCGATAACTACGGCATCGAGTACCAAAAAGACGAAGTGCAGAAATATAACTTTGCGCTGGCTGTCTTGATTATACCGGAGCATATTGTTGGCGACCCTGACCATGGCGCTGTAGGAACAGTAACAATAGATCCAGATGGAACTGTTCATGTGACCGGAAACGTGACGCAATTTGATTTGACCGCATACCTTCCGAACAATAAAAGTGTGAGCACTGAGGTTCAACTTCAACGATAA
- a CDS encoding glucose 1-dehydrogenase produces MQHPSFNLEGKVAVVTGSGSGIGRNIALGLAEAGADIVITELSEKSNAAHETAEQVRSAGRKTFVVDLDVTDVSSIGHMVKQACAAFGRIDILVNNAGIIIRKKAVDVTEEEWDKVMDVNLKGVFFTSQAVAKVMIQQRGGKMINIASINGMIGSAERSSYTASKAGVINLTRTLAAEWAEYGINVNAIGPTYLLTPLTENLFSKDAFKEEYFRRQPIQRVGRPEDLLGTVIYLASPASDLVTGHTVMVDGGWTAV; encoded by the coding sequence ATGCAGCATCCTAGCTTTAATCTTGAAGGTAAAGTGGCGGTCGTCACAGGAAGCGGTTCCGGCATCGGCAGAAATATAGCATTGGGTCTTGCTGAAGCGGGAGCGGATATTGTCATTACTGAACTGTCGGAAAAATCAAACGCTGCCCATGAAACTGCGGAGCAAGTTCGCAGCGCGGGAAGGAAAACCTTCGTAGTCGATTTGGATGTAACGGATGTAAGCAGCATTGGACATATGGTCAAACAAGCATGCGCTGCGTTTGGGCGAATTGATATTCTTGTGAATAATGCCGGCATTATTATTAGGAAAAAGGCTGTGGACGTGACGGAAGAAGAATGGGATAAGGTGATGGACGTCAATCTCAAGGGCGTATTCTTTACCAGTCAGGCTGTCGCTAAAGTGATGATTCAACAAAGAGGCGGAAAAATGATCAATATCGCTTCTATCAATGGAATGATTGGGTCCGCCGAACGATCCTCTTACACAGCCAGCAAAGCAGGCGTTATTAATTTGACCCGCACGCTGGCAGCGGAATGGGCTGAGTATGGCATCAATGTCAATGCCATTGGGCCCACGTACTTATTGACACCATTAACTGAAAATCTGTTTTCGAAAGATGCTTTTAAAGAAGAATATTTCCGGCGCCAACCTATTCAGCGGGTTGGAAGGCCCGAGGATCTTCTGGGAACCGTTATTTACCTTGCGAGTCCTGCATCTGATTTAGTAACGGGACATACAGTCATGGTCGATGGAGGATGGACGGCAGTTTAA
- the rpiB gene encoding ribose 5-phosphate isomerase B: MKIALGNDHCGYPMKDKVKQVLESLGCEVIDLGCHSEEPVDFPDIARVVCDSVRRGDVVRGIMVCGTGVGAAIAANKIPGIRASVCHDVHSAHQCVEHDDVNIMCIGAQIIGPWLAEDLVKAYIQAKFSVEEHFRRRVQKLSELELEAARELKDNV, translated from the coding sequence ATGAAAATTGCACTTGGTAATGACCATTGCGGTTATCCCATGAAAGATAAAGTGAAGCAAGTCCTTGAGAGCCTTGGTTGCGAGGTTATAGATTTGGGCTGTCATTCGGAAGAGCCCGTCGATTTTCCCGACATTGCAAGAGTGGTATGCGATTCGGTCCGACGTGGAGATGTAGTTCGAGGAATTATGGTTTGCGGAACAGGTGTGGGAGCGGCGATTGCCGCAAACAAAATTCCGGGAATTCGGGCCTCCGTGTGCCATGATGTTCATTCCGCGCATCAATGCGTGGAGCACGACGACGTAAATATCATGTGTATCGGTGCACAAATTATTGGCCCATGGTTAGCCGAAGATTTGGTTAAAGCTTATATTCAAGCAAAATTTAGCGTTGAGGAGCATTTCAGAAGGAGAGTTCAAAAACTGAGTGAATTGGAGCTTGAAGCAGCTCGCGAGTTAAAAGATAACGTGTGA
- the xerS gene encoding tyrosine recombinase XerS yields MNIIKIKDRNELDKKVPSMPWYVEKFINYKLPDLSPSSLLEYVRDYETFFSWLLAEGLSSAAAIREIPIEDLEKLHMDSIDNFKMFLSSRKENANGKTTISRKLSSLRSLFHYLSQIAEDENFYPLLKRNVMAKVEIKRTHKPKDSAAKLEGKLLQESEITEFIEYVQQGYGLDVIKNKQAIYSYEINKTRDACIISLILNSGLRVSEVVNLNIEDIDLKKKLTYVYRKGKNDDTFKTPVYFRQEAIDNLTKYMELRQTQYKAPKREKALFLAVANGKKEGERMTKRAIQEMVVKYAKRFGKPYLSVHKLRHSFATDYYLRNDLYKTQEQLGHASPETTQIYAHLTDRTMAEAIDKRSEGGA; encoded by the coding sequence ATGAATATCATCAAAATAAAAGATCGCAACGAACTGGATAAAAAGGTGCCATCGATGCCTTGGTATGTGGAAAAATTTATTAATTATAAGCTGCCGGACCTCTCCCCCTCATCGCTGCTTGAATATGTGCGTGATTATGAAACGTTTTTTTCCTGGCTGCTGGCCGAAGGCCTTTCCTCAGCCGCAGCCATTCGCGAGATTCCGATCGAAGATTTAGAGAAGCTGCATATGGACAGCATTGATAATTTTAAAATGTTTCTGTCCTCCCGAAAAGAGAACGCGAACGGAAAAACGACGATTTCCCGCAAGCTCTCTTCTCTCCGATCGCTTTTCCACTACTTAAGCCAAATTGCGGAGGACGAGAACTTCTATCCGTTATTGAAACGCAACGTGATGGCGAAGGTGGAAATAAAAAGGACGCACAAGCCGAAAGATTCCGCGGCCAAGCTGGAGGGCAAGCTCCTCCAGGAGTCTGAAATCACCGAATTTATTGAGTATGTCCAACAGGGATATGGCCTGGATGTGATAAAAAACAAGCAGGCTATCTATTCCTACGAAATAAACAAAACGCGCGATGCATGTATTATTAGCTTAATTCTGAATTCAGGGCTCCGTGTTTCCGAAGTGGTCAATTTGAATATCGAGGACATTGATCTGAAGAAAAAGCTGACCTATGTGTATCGCAAAGGTAAGAATGACGACACATTCAAAACCCCGGTGTATTTCCGGCAAGAAGCGATAGACAACCTGACGAAATATATGGAGCTGCGACAAACGCAGTATAAAGCCCCGAAAAGGGAAAAAGCCCTCTTTCTAGCCGTTGCGAACGGCAAAAAAGAAGGCGAACGTATGACGAAGCGGGCCATTCAAGAGATGGTTGTCAAATATGCCAAGCGCTTCGGCAAACCGTATTTGTCGGTCCACAAGCTGCGGCATTCCTTTGCGACCGATTACTATTTGCGCAACGATCTGTATAAGACGCAAGAGCAGCTCGGCCATGCCTCTCCCGAAACGACGCAAATATATGCGCATTTGACGGATAGAACC
- a CDS encoding PTS sugar transporter, whose protein sequence is MKRIAILGSSGGNLFNLGGEDPEKLIGEIVAQCEGAGVEIKALQFIAATDSMDSTKEKTTASLYSWNSSGQRFYKMFDGSLSDTNKAAVELDGSIADLIKAGQIDALIVMSTDPEHANKQAILAAAEKRIPVVGTGGTSMALISSKGVNVIATSGTTGTTNRTRAVSFMTSLCRFWGIKYHPVLGETKAGLASISGNPLKRVNLKGIMQSSLPAFIAMAIVLALSQIPALKGLKEVFDLMIKALPVILAVIAAKQISDLDEVSIVAGVIAGTLSIEGGIIGGIIGGIGAGLLVQFLFIKCVQWRFPMTTVNIVAGGFAGLISGLIVYYLIAPIALQAGELIRFVIDQAVSFNPILAGIVAGLLIWPAILGGIYHAAILPIVLLEMENTGNSFLGAIDMVGLVMVSAGITLANIVAPRDKGEATVATPGFLINMGFGTFVEAAYPFMFSNKIVFMGAILSAGVGGGLVGLFNIRGTAYVPSFMGPLLSNNMAGFIISMATALILAFLITVVANKSSKKQNRHRDSEKPSVTV, encoded by the coding sequence ATGAAGCGCATAGCAATACTGGGGAGTAGCGGGGGAAATTTGTTTAATTTGGGAGGGGAAGATCCCGAAAAATTAATCGGGGAAATCGTTGCACAGTGTGAAGGTGCTGGTGTCGAAATTAAAGCGCTGCAATTTATTGCCGCAACGGATTCCATGGATTCAACGAAAGAGAAAACTACGGCATCGCTTTATAGCTGGAACTCTTCCGGACAGCGATTCTATAAAATGTTCGATGGCTCTTTAAGTGATACTAATAAGGCAGCCGTTGAACTGGATGGCAGCATCGCGGATTTAATAAAAGCAGGACAAATCGATGCTCTGATCGTGATGAGTACCGACCCCGAACATGCAAATAAGCAAGCCATATTAGCAGCGGCAGAGAAGAGGATACCCGTTGTCGGAACAGGCGGAACATCCATGGCTCTCATCAGCTCAAAAGGCGTCAACGTCATCGCTACTTCAGGCACAACAGGCACTACTAACCGGACAAGAGCTGTGTCCTTCATGACTTCATTATGCAGGTTTTGGGGTATCAAGTACCATCCTGTACTTGGAGAAACCAAAGCAGGCCTTGCGTCAATATCGGGCAATCCCTTGAAAAGAGTAAATCTTAAAGGCATCATGCAATCTTCTCTGCCAGCTTTTATCGCAATGGCCATCGTGTTGGCGCTTAGCCAGATTCCTGCCTTAAAAGGGTTGAAGGAAGTATTTGATCTCATGATTAAAGCATTGCCTGTTATACTGGCTGTCATTGCCGCAAAGCAAATTTCCGATCTGGATGAAGTCTCTATTGTAGCAGGTGTAATTGCGGGTACATTGTCTATTGAGGGTGGGATTATCGGCGGCATTATCGGAGGTATCGGAGCCGGTTTGCTAGTTCAATTCCTGTTTATCAAATGCGTCCAGTGGCGTTTCCCGATGACCACCGTGAATATTGTCGCAGGCGGGTTCGCCGGTCTCATATCCGGTTTGATCGTATATTATTTGATTGCACCTATTGCTCTGCAAGCGGGGGAATTGATCCGATTTGTCATTGACCAGGCGGTATCGTTCAATCCGATTCTCGCAGGTATTGTTGCTGGACTCCTGATTTGGCCTGCCATTCTTGGCGGCATCTATCATGCTGCTATTTTGCCTATTGTATTGCTTGAAATGGAAAATACGGGGAACAGTTTTTTGGGTGCGATTGATATGGTCGGCTTGGTTATGGTGTCGGCAGGAATTACACTGGCGAACATCGTCGCTCCCCGTGACAAAGGGGAAGCTACCGTAGCCACTCCGGGCTTTCTGATCAATATGGGCTTCGGCACGTTTGTTGAGGCGGCTTATCCATTCATGTTTTCAAACAAGATTGTTTTTATGGGCGCAATCCTTTCAGCTGGCGTTGGAGGGGGACTTGTAGGCTTGTTTAACATTCGCGGAACAGCCTATGTACCGTCTTTCATGGGACCTCTGCTATCCAATAACATGGCCGGCTTCATCATCTCCATGGCGACAGCCTTGATATTGGCATTCCTGATTACAGTGGTGGCCAACAAATCTAGTAAGAAACAAAATCGACATCGCGATTCTGAGAAACCGTCCGTAACAGTTTAG
- a CDS encoding VOC family protein translates to MKISLTSVYVNNPVEAFKFYTEVLGFIKRIYMPEAYLAIVASPEEPNGTGLLLEPNDNPIAKTYQEALYNAGLPVVVLGVEDIQHEYERMNKLGVVFRKKPTKTEMGTEAIFEDTCGNFIQLYQV, encoded by the coding sequence ATGAAAATTAGCTTAACTAGTGTATATGTAAATAACCCAGTCGAAGCCTTTAAGTTTTACACGGAGGTTCTGGGTTTCATCAAAAGGATCTACATGCCTGAAGCATACTTGGCAATTGTTGCTTCACCTGAGGAACCAAATGGGACAGGTTTACTCCTTGAGCCAAACGATAATCCGATCGCCAAGACATACCAAGAAGCTCTTTACAATGCAGGATTGCCTGTTGTTGTTTTAGGTGTTGAAGATATCCAACATGAATATGAAAGAATGAACAAACTGGGCGTAGTTTTTAGAAAAAAGCCAACAAAAACAGAAATGGGAACAGAGGCCATATTTGAGGATACTTGTGGTAATTTCATACAGCTTTATCAAGTCTAA
- a CDS encoding TraX family protein → MLQLIAMITMLIDHVGLIFFPHSEMYRIIGRIAFPLYSWFLVQGYLHTSNLKRYIWRLFGLACLSQIPYTLALDGQVFQELNVIFTLLLSILGLYVMDRVANESLKAILMIGVLSAALLIPMDYGLYGVLLVFIYRYYDQWKMIGYHMTLNLMYIAIYGTGAWIQLFSLLGTFLFAYSIPYYSISMKKWIYRSFYPAHLAILFIVYLWMEQS, encoded by the coding sequence ATGCTGCAGCTTATCGCTATGATTACCATGCTTATTGACCATGTAGGTCTGATCTTTTTCCCTCACTCAGAGATGTACCGCATCATTGGTCGGATTGCCTTCCCTCTTTACAGCTGGTTTCTTGTACAAGGATACCTGCACACAAGCAACCTTAAACGTTATATATGGAGGCTTTTTGGACTGGCGTGCTTGTCCCAGATCCCCTATACCCTTGCATTAGACGGTCAGGTTTTTCAGGAACTAAATGTGATCTTTACACTATTGTTATCGATACTTGGCTTATATGTAATGGATCGCGTAGCGAATGAGAGTTTAAAAGCCATTCTCATGATCGGAGTGCTCAGCGCTGCTCTTCTTATACCGATGGATTATGGACTTTACGGAGTACTGCTTGTCTTCATTTACCGTTATTATGACCAATGGAAAATGATTGGCTATCACATGACTCTGAATCTGATGTATATTGCAATATACGGAACAGGTGCCTGGATACAATTATTCAGTCTATTGGGGACTTTTCTATTCGCATATTCGATTCCGTATTATTCGATATCTATGAAGAAATGGATATACCGCAGCTTCTATCCGGCTCATTTAGCTATCTTATTTATCGTATACCTATGGATGGAACAATCTTAG
- the infC gene encoding translation initiation factor IF-3, whose protein sequence is MIMNEKIKASEVSLTGLNGEDMGIVPTSEALALAKKLKVDLVCTSLMSSPPPCKLMGAGAAKQEAQQDRKKERQPKLKEIRLTPQIEEHDYDTKMQQAQRFLKSGDSVMLVVRIQAKEGAKAKELLEALIKDLSQIGRKKTGIQLSGKQAAVQIDPV, encoded by the coding sequence ATGATCATGAATGAAAAAATTAAAGCATCCGAGGTTTCGCTCACTGGCCTTAACGGCGAGGATATGGGAATTGTTCCGACATCGGAGGCACTGGCATTAGCCAAAAAGCTGAAGGTTGATCTAGTATGCACGTCATTAATGAGCAGTCCTCCGCCATGTAAGCTGATGGGGGCCGGGGCGGCCAAGCAGGAGGCACAGCAGGACCGTAAGAAGGAACGCCAGCCTAAGCTGAAGGAAATCCGTCTTACTCCTCAAATCGAGGAACATGACTACGACACCAAAATGCAGCAAGCACAGCGATTCCTCAAATCCGGCGATTCTGTTATGCTCGTTGTTCGCATCCAGGCCAAAGAAGGTGCCAAAGCGAAGGAGCTATTAGAAGCATTAATCAAGGATTTAAGCCAGATAGGGCGCAAAAAAACAGGCATTCAGTTAAGCGGCAAGCAGGCGGCGGTTCAAATTGATCCGGTCTAA
- a CDS encoding MerR family transcriptional regulator, whose product MQPNLESDIEVSADVYYSTKQVAEITELSDDLIRVYQKEFNLQVERTTRGHRRFTQQNIADLLAIKEKIQSEGWTYNQVREWLGGNVIIYKSTDAKSSFEQQIEALSERVTDQSVLLKILVETLNEQTKLMELQQQFIEDSLKARERQLTEHLRSQFEVAVALEAPKRTGRFKPGFLQRLLKRMK is encoded by the coding sequence GTGCAACCTAACTTGGAATCAGATATCGAGGTTTCGGCAGATGTCTATTACAGCACAAAACAAGTCGCTGAGATCACGGAGCTCTCGGATGATTTAATCCGGGTTTACCAGAAGGAATTTAATCTGCAGGTGGAGCGTACTACTCGCGGTCACCGACGGTTTACTCAACAAAACATCGCCGACTTGCTGGCAATCAAAGAAAAAATCCAGAGTGAAGGCTGGACCTACAACCAGGTGCGTGAATGGCTTGGGGGCAATGTAATCATTTATAAATCAACAGATGCGAAATCAAGCTTCGAGCAACAAATTGAGGCACTCTCGGAAAGGGTTACGGATCAAAGCGTGCTGTTAAAAATACTTGTCGAAACGCTGAATGAACAAACAAAATTGATGGAACTGCAGCAGCAGTTTATCGAGGATTCCTTAAAAGCACGTGAACGACAGCTCACCGAACACCTGCGTTCACAGTTCGAAGTGGCAGTGGCCCTCGAGGCACCTAAGAGAACGGGGCGATTCAAGCCAGGATTTTTGCAGCGCTTGTTAAAACGAATGAAATAA